The following proteins come from a genomic window of Theileria equi strain WA chromosome 2 map unlocalized gcontig_1105316255037, whole genome shotgun sequence:
- a CDS encoding conserved hypothetical protein (encoded by transcript BEWA_043820A): MITMDDEPVPIYGTLSKAEAWRLQRHYFPSKLGGYPAWLNPVDLPEENELHCDICSSIMTFAIQVYAPDDIYEENDAFHRVIYTFVCQPCGTNWKAFRSQLPRQNDFYDYHPVDDNIIFPDSELISNCCLACGLPSNKVASEPIPNINSLKVALVDSETEFRELHYRCNIAVKYGSLSPVLDEWILNICEGEIAHDEDYLSHEKSLYEKYIDNKNAGEEEMTRAEEEDVENMQEENKTIDESFMKFCKKTTPNEVLYYCRGGEPLWISDRSPRPVIDGANLSANDESEIMVPKCESCSGPRSFEFQILPQLLFYISSDRIEFGSVSVYTCSKSCKISGYQKEYILFEKDYSMVPKPRSDD, encoded by the exons ATGATCACAATGGATGACGAACCGGTGCCTATATATGGAACTTTATCAAAGGCTGAGGCCTGGAGGCTTCAGAGGCACTATTTCCCGAGCAAATTAGGTGGATATCCCGCATGGCTCAATCCAGTCGATCTTCCTGAAGAGAATGAGCTGCATTGCGATATATGTTCTTCTATCATGACTTTCGCCATACAGGTCTATGCTCCGGATGATATCTATGAAGAGAACGACGCTTTTCATAGAGTAATCTATACGTTCGTCTGCCAGCCTTGTGGTACTAACTGGAAGGCATTTCGCTCGCAGCTTCCTCGCCAAAATGATTTCTACGATTACCATCCAGTTGATGACAACATCATTTTCCCAGATAGTGAACTCATAAGTAATTGTTGTTTGGCCTGTGGCCTTCCAAGCAACAAGGTAGCTTCAGAGCCTATACCAAATATAAACTCACTAAAGGTAGCGCTTGTGGATTCAGAGACAG AATTTCGGGAGCTACACTATCGATGTAATATAGCTGTAAAGTATGGTTCACTATCTCCTGTCCTAGATGAATGGATATTGAACATTTGTGAAGGAGAAATAGCACATGATGAAGACTACCTATCGCACGAAAAGTCACTGTATGAAAAATACATTGACAATAAAAACGCTGGAGAAG AGGAGATGACTCGAGccgaggaagaagatgttgAAAACATGCAAGaagaaaacaaaacaaTCGACGAATCATTTATGAAGTTTTGCAAGAAAACTACTCCTAACGAAGTTTTGTATTATTGTAGAGGAGGGGAACCTTTGTGGATTAGTGACAGAAGCCCTAGACCAGTTATAGACGGTGCGAATCTAAGTGCTAATGATGAAAGTGAAATCATGGTACCGAAATGTGAAAGTTGTAGCGGCCCTCGCTCTTTTGAATTTCAGATCCTACCCCAATTGTTGTTTTATATAAGTAGTGATCGCATTGAATTTGGAAGTGTTTCGGTTTATACGTGTTCTAAGTCATGCAAGATATCAGGATACCAGAAGGAATATATCCTATTTGAGAAGGACTATTCTATGGTACCAAAGCCTCGTAGTGATGATTAA
- a CDS encoding signal peptide containing protein (encoded by transcript BEWA_043810A) has product MYVNLHLAICGLAIFFLNPLSAVYSFDVDIRPSSESQSPEGAVDNSVPLTAEGSKEKIVLESQDFEASSDADDSSSKESTSDGSYYSDFKKFQQSGVEIDTEKSYTVSAMLPVGELLVLATPSGCALLDSPEADSSAKVEPLEFTFKVSELEDCGKLTDSILSELKSEISSNWELLSQSGSCKVGESFTTLKEIGLRTSPNGRDSYEYTETTTTPGDADQFATSFLASHLNVNLLPTTDDGVFVCHFDISESDSTQDDSKFEDFLNSLNDTISSNEFKELENKFKSVLEETKTRLDQEIDTGKKILDELSQHGIDSTECHKLSLDRCKSVSKCDVVSINGEETCFVSPRTIFWLADTNCGLQSRTALFSIARDLVSAGIMNEKHYQTMRQSYNASQICNAITHSYLSADITPKEDNIFNRAFEL; this is encoded by the exons ATGTATGTAAATCTGCATTTAGCAATATGTGGCCTCGCCATATTCTTCTTAAATCCTCTCTCTGCGGTATACTCTTTCGATGTCGATATCCGCCCCTCATCTGAATCTCAATCGCCCGAAGGGGCGGTCGATAACTCAGTTCCACTTACTGCTGAAGGTTCTAAAGAAAAAATTGTATTGGAAAGTCAAGATTTTGAGGCTTCTTCTGATGCAGACGACTCCTCAAGTAAGGAAAGTACTTCAGATGGATCTTACTACAGTGACTTTAAGAAATTCCAACAATCAGGTGTTGAGATTGACACAGAAAAGAGCTATACTGTAAGTGCTATGTTGCCTGTTGGAGAATTATTAGTATTGGCTACTCCAAGCGGTTGTGCTCTTTTGGATAGCCCTGAGGCTGATTCTTCTGCGAAAGTTGAGCCTCTGGAATTCACTTTCAAGGTTTCAGAACTGGAAGATTGTGGAAAGTTAACTGACTCAATACTATCCGAACTCAAATCTGAAATCTCCTCAAACTGGGAACTTTTGTCTCAATCTGGTAGCTGCAAGGTTGGAGAGTCCTTCACAACTTTGAAGGAAATTGGCTTGAGAACCTCTCCAAATGGCAGAGATTCTTATGAGTATACTGAAACAACTACAACCCCTGGCGATGCTGATCAGTTTGCAACTTCATTCTTGGCCTCCCATTTGAATGTCAACTTGCTTCCAACAACTGATGATGGCGTTTTTGTCTGTCATTTTGACATTTCTGAATCAGATAGCACACAAGATGACTCGAAATTTGAGGATTTTCTAAATTCCCTCAACGATACAATTTCCTCCAATGAATTTAAGGAATTGGAGAACAAGTTCAAGAGTGTTTTGGAAGAAACGAAGACTCGTCTTGATCAGGAGATTGATACAGGTAAAAAGATTTTAGATGAGCTTAGTCAGCACGGGATTGATTCAACTGAATGCCACAAACTTAGCTTGGACAGATGCAAGTCGGTATCAAAGTGCGATGTTGTAAGTATAAATGGTGAAGAAACATGCTTCGTTTCTCCAAGAACAATCTTTTGGCTAGCCGATACAAACTGCGGACTCCAATCAAGGACTGCACTCTTCTCCATCGCTAGGGATCTCGtcag TGCTGGAATAATGAACGAGAAACATTATCAGACAATGAGACAGAGCTACAACGCTTCGCAAATTTGTAATGCCATAACTCACTCGTACCTTTCTGCAGACATTACACCCAAAGAAGataatatatttaacaGAGCATTTGAACTTTAA
- a CDS encoding conserved hypothetical protein (encoded by transcript BEWA_043830A) yields the protein MWMGKIGNKSAAFINHKHFHPGNYKNLEKVWLAEEKHKAEIKRLKEMKEKREEEIKISKIKRQLREQEELRKMEMITEEKNKRYAVTSSRLADNDTCGLILPESTDKEGKKKQNSTHKLIIQSQYREDCFKYGHTSVFGSYYDVETKAWGYHCCKVTLKTARCTKPKANADSCQDEPHNKTKESADISTSGSKRPHEDANTNKRFKRHVSGMKDAIDMLKEIEALE from the exons ATGTGGATGGGTAAAATTGGTAATAAATCTGCCGCCTTTATCAACCATAAACACTTCCATCCAG GCAActacaaaaatttggaaaaggtaTGGTTGGCGGAAGAAAAGCACAAAGCAGAGATTAAACGTCTCAAGGAAATGAAGGAGAAACGAGAAGAGGAGATCAAGATttcaaaaataaaaaggcAATTGAGGGAACAAGAGGAACTCAggaagatggaaatgatCACAGAAGAGAAGAATAAGAGATATGCTGTTACATCTTCTCGGTTAGCCGATAATGATACCTGTGGTTTAATATTACCTGAGAGTACAGACAAAGAAGGTAAAAAAAAACAGAATTCTACTCATAAACTGATAATTCAATCGCAATATAGAGAAGACTGCTTCAAATATGGACATACATCCGTGTTTGGTAGTTATTATGACGTTGAAACCAAGGCTTGGGGATACCACTGCTGCAAAGTAACACTCAAAACCGCAAGGTGTACCAAACCAAAGGCAAACGCCGATAGTTGTCAGGATGAACCACATAATAAGACTAAAGAAAGTGCAGATATTTCCACTTCAGGTTCCAAACGTCCACATGAAGATGCAAATACAAACAAAAGATTTAAAAGGCATGTGAGTGGTATGAAGGATGCGATCGATATGTTGAAGGAAATTGAGGCCTTAGAATAA